In the genome of Augochlora pura isolate Apur16 chromosome 8, APUR_v2.2.1, whole genome shotgun sequence, one region contains:
- the Sky gene encoding GTPase-activating protein skywalker isoform X1 has translation MLVTETPSSMDNLPNMMSVLEEEANVDIDDAFPPHVDTTNIVIQPESPTSKKQALKTFNEVNALLQANRKREVKLVIRENAWPLNNGIRTQLWPTLCNQHAHGKNMLDGFYWDMVNQVFGTTELPEKSIMLPPFVDSTHCLSYNLTRKGRSVADRVVSVLGYACPDITYSPSLYPITALLLHFMPEEECYHCMASLVAAKDKMFITQTKLLYEVTWKTVEQITKKHVKSAAVHLARHCSGSRAERIYMDWIWWILQLLPFQHLVRVMDCFLHEGIKVFYRVAMAIVLLFYKHSSLQNSEWMNEISKNGIDAALSKFCRQIPVTPAKFLRTAFGIRGLSSAYISRVFLRTEMALKSRSVLTGSRSLARSRSTDNLPTSQSQVNIQMMSHTLTIREKECEDTYKDRGAHSPGPRALSMGVYPIQSICSQILDMPDLFTLWSWLPMRITMYQPILLYTTEEHGCSLTTFYVRVEQHEPTLLMIKTCNNEVFGAYCSTRWCERNMKNDKGQRQAYFGTGETFLFSLYPERAKYPWVGMDSSHNDSKVHHSAELFMAADSKMITIGGGDGQAIWMDENIRFGKTDRCSTFNNPPLCANGDFEIRVLEVYGFAGA, from the exons ATGTTAGTCACAGAGACACCCTCCTCGATGGACAACCTGCCGAATATGATGTCGGTGCTCGAGGAGGAGGCAAACGTCGATATCGATGACGCGTTTCCACCGCACGTCGACACGACGAACATCGTCATACAGCCAGAGTCGCCCACCAGCAAGAAACAAGCGCTAAAGACCTTCAACGAGGTCAATGCACTCCTACAAGCTAACAGAAAGAGGGAGGTAAAGCTGGTCATAAGGGAGAACGCGTGGCCATTGAACAACGGAATTAGGACACAGCTCTGGCCGACTCTTTGCAACCAACATGCACACGGCAAGAACATGCTGGACGGCTTCTATTGGGACATGGTCAATCAAGTTTTTGGGACTACAG AGCTGCCGGAAAAATCAATCATGTTACCACCGTTCGTGGATAGCACTCATTGTCTGTCGTACAATCTGACAAGAAAGGGCAGGAGTGTCGCGGACAGAGTTGTATCTGTCCTGGGATACGCTTGTCCCGACATCACCTACAGTCCTTCGCTATACCCGATCACGGCGCTTCTTCTTCACTTCATGCCAG AGGAGGAGTGTTATCATTGTATGGCCAGTCTGGTTGCTGCTAAGGACAAGATGTTTATTACGCAAACGAAGCTTCTGTACGAAGTTACCTGGAAGACGGTTGAGCAAATCACCAAAAAGCACGTG AAATCGGCTGCGGTACATTTAGCAAGGCATTGTTCAGGATCAAGAGCAGAGAGAATTTACATGGATTGGATCTGGTGGATATTACAGCTTCTTCCATTCCAACATCTAGTCAGGGTTATGGACTGTTTCCTACACGAGGGCATTAAG GTCTTTTACCGAGTAGCGATGgctatagttttattattctataagcACTCATCCTTGCAAAACTCTGAGTGGATGAATGAAATTTCCAAGAACGGTATCGACGCCGCGTTGTCGAAATTTTGCAGGCAGATACCG GTGACCCCGGCCAAATTTTTGCGTACCGCATTTGGGATACGTGGACTCAGCTCAGCATACATATCAAGGGTATTTTTGCGCACAGAGATGGCTCTCAAAAGTAGAAGCGTTTTAACGGGATCCAGATCGTTGGCTCGATCCCGGTCCACGGACAATCTGCCCACGAGCCAGTCCCAAGTCAACATTCAGATGATGTCGCACACGCTCACGATACGAGAA AAAGAGTGTGAAGACACGTACAAAGACAGG GGTGCACACAGTCCTGGACCACGTGCTCTGTCAATGGGCGTTTATCCCATACAAAGCATATGCTCCCAGATTCTAGACATGCCTGAT TTATTCACGTTGTGGTCCTGGCTGCCGATGCGGATTACCATGTATCAACCAATACTGCTATACACAACAGAAGAACATGGTTGTTCGTTGACAACATTTTACGTGAGGGTAGAACAACACGAACCAACCTTGTTGATGATAAAGACCTGTAATAATGAA GTGTTTGGTGCCTATTGCTCCACGAGATGGTGCGAACGCAATATGAAAAACGATAAAGGACAAAGACAAGCCTACTTTGGCACAGGTGAAACGTTTCTGTTCAGTTTGTATCCTGAACGAGCAAAATACCCTTGGGTAGGCATGGACTCTTCGCACAATGATTCCAAGGTCCATCATTCGGCTGAGCTGTTCATGGCAGCAGATTCTAAAATGATAACCATTGGTGGCGG aGATGGACAAGCCATATGGATGGACGAAAACATCAGATTCGGTAAGACAGATCGGTGCTCCACGTTCAACAACCCGCCTCTTTGTGCTAACGGTGACTTCGAGATTAGGGTACTGGAGGTATACGGTTTCGCCGGTGCTTGA
- the Sky gene encoding GTPase-activating protein skywalker isoform X2 — MLVTETPSSMDNLPNMMSVLEEEANVDIDDAFPPHVDTTNIVIQPESPTSKKQALKTFNEVNALLQANRKREVKLVIRENAWPLNNGIRTQLWPTLCNQHAHGKNMLDGFYWDMVNQVFGTTELPEKSIMLPPFVDSTHCLSYNLTRKGRSVADRVVSVLGYACPDITYSPSLYPITALLLHFMPEEECYHCMASLVAAKDKMFITQTKLLYEVTWKTVEQITKKHVKSAAVHLARHCSGSRAERIYMDWIWWILQLLPFQHLVRVMDCFLHEGIKVFYRVAMAIVLLFYKHSSLQNSEWMNEISKNGIDAALSKFCRQIPVTPAKFLRTAFGIRGLSSAYISRVFLRTEMALKSRSVLTGSRSLARSRSTDNLPTSQSQVNIQMMSHTLTIREGAHSPGPRALSMGVYPIQSICSQILDMPDLFTLWSWLPMRITMYQPILLYTTEEHGCSLTTFYVRVEQHEPTLLMIKTCNNEVFGAYCSTRWCERNMKNDKGQRQAYFGTGETFLFSLYPERAKYPWVGMDSSHNDSKVHHSAELFMAADSKMITIGGGDGQAIWMDENIRFGKTDRCSTFNNPPLCANGDFEIRVLEVYGFAGA, encoded by the exons ATGTTAGTCACAGAGACACCCTCCTCGATGGACAACCTGCCGAATATGATGTCGGTGCTCGAGGAGGAGGCAAACGTCGATATCGATGACGCGTTTCCACCGCACGTCGACACGACGAACATCGTCATACAGCCAGAGTCGCCCACCAGCAAGAAACAAGCGCTAAAGACCTTCAACGAGGTCAATGCACTCCTACAAGCTAACAGAAAGAGGGAGGTAAAGCTGGTCATAAGGGAGAACGCGTGGCCATTGAACAACGGAATTAGGACACAGCTCTGGCCGACTCTTTGCAACCAACATGCACACGGCAAGAACATGCTGGACGGCTTCTATTGGGACATGGTCAATCAAGTTTTTGGGACTACAG AGCTGCCGGAAAAATCAATCATGTTACCACCGTTCGTGGATAGCACTCATTGTCTGTCGTACAATCTGACAAGAAAGGGCAGGAGTGTCGCGGACAGAGTTGTATCTGTCCTGGGATACGCTTGTCCCGACATCACCTACAGTCCTTCGCTATACCCGATCACGGCGCTTCTTCTTCACTTCATGCCAG AGGAGGAGTGTTATCATTGTATGGCCAGTCTGGTTGCTGCTAAGGACAAGATGTTTATTACGCAAACGAAGCTTCTGTACGAAGTTACCTGGAAGACGGTTGAGCAAATCACCAAAAAGCACGTG AAATCGGCTGCGGTACATTTAGCAAGGCATTGTTCAGGATCAAGAGCAGAGAGAATTTACATGGATTGGATCTGGTGGATATTACAGCTTCTTCCATTCCAACATCTAGTCAGGGTTATGGACTGTTTCCTACACGAGGGCATTAAG GTCTTTTACCGAGTAGCGATGgctatagttttattattctataagcACTCATCCTTGCAAAACTCTGAGTGGATGAATGAAATTTCCAAGAACGGTATCGACGCCGCGTTGTCGAAATTTTGCAGGCAGATACCG GTGACCCCGGCCAAATTTTTGCGTACCGCATTTGGGATACGTGGACTCAGCTCAGCATACATATCAAGGGTATTTTTGCGCACAGAGATGGCTCTCAAAAGTAGAAGCGTTTTAACGGGATCCAGATCGTTGGCTCGATCCCGGTCCACGGACAATCTGCCCACGAGCCAGTCCCAAGTCAACATTCAGATGATGTCGCACACGCTCACGATACGAGAA GGTGCACACAGTCCTGGACCACGTGCTCTGTCAATGGGCGTTTATCCCATACAAAGCATATGCTCCCAGATTCTAGACATGCCTGAT TTATTCACGTTGTGGTCCTGGCTGCCGATGCGGATTACCATGTATCAACCAATACTGCTATACACAACAGAAGAACATGGTTGTTCGTTGACAACATTTTACGTGAGGGTAGAACAACACGAACCAACCTTGTTGATGATAAAGACCTGTAATAATGAA GTGTTTGGTGCCTATTGCTCCACGAGATGGTGCGAACGCAATATGAAAAACGATAAAGGACAAAGACAAGCCTACTTTGGCACAGGTGAAACGTTTCTGTTCAGTTTGTATCCTGAACGAGCAAAATACCCTTGGGTAGGCATGGACTCTTCGCACAATGATTCCAAGGTCCATCATTCGGCTGAGCTGTTCATGGCAGCAGATTCTAAAATGATAACCATTGGTGGCGG aGATGGACAAGCCATATGGATGGACGAAAACATCAGATTCGGTAAGACAGATCGGTGCTCCACGTTCAACAACCCGCCTCTTTGTGCTAACGGTGACTTCGAGATTAGGGTACTGGAGGTATACGGTTTCGCCGGTGCTTGA
- the Sky gene encoding GTPase-activating protein skywalker isoform X3, translating to MLVTETPSSMDNLPNMMSVLEEEANVDIDDAFPPHVDTTNIVIQPESPTSKKQALKTFNEVNALLQANRKREVKLVIRENAWPLNNGIRTQLWPTLCNQHAHGKNMLDGFYWDMVNQVFGTTELPEKSIMLPPFVDSTHCLSYNLTRKGRSVADRVVSVLGYACPDITYSPSLYPITALLLHFMPEEECYHCMASLVAAKDKMFITQTKLLYEVTWKTVEQITKKHVKSAAVHLARHCSGSRAERIYMDWIWWILQLLPFQHLVRVMDCFLHEGIKVFYRVAMAIVLLFYKHSSLQNSEWMNEISKNGIDAALSKFCRQIPVTPAKFLRTAFGIRGLSSAYISRVFLRTEMALKSRSVLTGSRSLARSRSTDNLPTSQSQVNIQMMSHTLTIREKECEDTYKDRLFTLWSWLPMRITMYQPILLYTTEEHGCSLTTFYVRVEQHEPTLLMIKTCNNEVFGAYCSTRWCERNMKNDKGQRQAYFGTGETFLFSLYPERAKYPWVGMDSSHNDSKVHHSAELFMAADSKMITIGGGDGQAIWMDENIRFGKTDRCSTFNNPPLCANGDFEIRVLEVYGFAGA from the exons ATGTTAGTCACAGAGACACCCTCCTCGATGGACAACCTGCCGAATATGATGTCGGTGCTCGAGGAGGAGGCAAACGTCGATATCGATGACGCGTTTCCACCGCACGTCGACACGACGAACATCGTCATACAGCCAGAGTCGCCCACCAGCAAGAAACAAGCGCTAAAGACCTTCAACGAGGTCAATGCACTCCTACAAGCTAACAGAAAGAGGGAGGTAAAGCTGGTCATAAGGGAGAACGCGTGGCCATTGAACAACGGAATTAGGACACAGCTCTGGCCGACTCTTTGCAACCAACATGCACACGGCAAGAACATGCTGGACGGCTTCTATTGGGACATGGTCAATCAAGTTTTTGGGACTACAG AGCTGCCGGAAAAATCAATCATGTTACCACCGTTCGTGGATAGCACTCATTGTCTGTCGTACAATCTGACAAGAAAGGGCAGGAGTGTCGCGGACAGAGTTGTATCTGTCCTGGGATACGCTTGTCCCGACATCACCTACAGTCCTTCGCTATACCCGATCACGGCGCTTCTTCTTCACTTCATGCCAG AGGAGGAGTGTTATCATTGTATGGCCAGTCTGGTTGCTGCTAAGGACAAGATGTTTATTACGCAAACGAAGCTTCTGTACGAAGTTACCTGGAAGACGGTTGAGCAAATCACCAAAAAGCACGTG AAATCGGCTGCGGTACATTTAGCAAGGCATTGTTCAGGATCAAGAGCAGAGAGAATTTACATGGATTGGATCTGGTGGATATTACAGCTTCTTCCATTCCAACATCTAGTCAGGGTTATGGACTGTTTCCTACACGAGGGCATTAAG GTCTTTTACCGAGTAGCGATGgctatagttttattattctataagcACTCATCCTTGCAAAACTCTGAGTGGATGAATGAAATTTCCAAGAACGGTATCGACGCCGCGTTGTCGAAATTTTGCAGGCAGATACCG GTGACCCCGGCCAAATTTTTGCGTACCGCATTTGGGATACGTGGACTCAGCTCAGCATACATATCAAGGGTATTTTTGCGCACAGAGATGGCTCTCAAAAGTAGAAGCGTTTTAACGGGATCCAGATCGTTGGCTCGATCCCGGTCCACGGACAATCTGCCCACGAGCCAGTCCCAAGTCAACATTCAGATGATGTCGCACACGCTCACGATACGAGAA AAAGAGTGTGAAGACACGTACAAAGACAGG TTATTCACGTTGTGGTCCTGGCTGCCGATGCGGATTACCATGTATCAACCAATACTGCTATACACAACAGAAGAACATGGTTGTTCGTTGACAACATTTTACGTGAGGGTAGAACAACACGAACCAACCTTGTTGATGATAAAGACCTGTAATAATGAA GTGTTTGGTGCCTATTGCTCCACGAGATGGTGCGAACGCAATATGAAAAACGATAAAGGACAAAGACAAGCCTACTTTGGCACAGGTGAAACGTTTCTGTTCAGTTTGTATCCTGAACGAGCAAAATACCCTTGGGTAGGCATGGACTCTTCGCACAATGATTCCAAGGTCCATCATTCGGCTGAGCTGTTCATGGCAGCAGATTCTAAAATGATAACCATTGGTGGCGG aGATGGACAAGCCATATGGATGGACGAAAACATCAGATTCGGTAAGACAGATCGGTGCTCCACGTTCAACAACCCGCCTCTTTGTGCTAACGGTGACTTCGAGATTAGGGTACTGGAGGTATACGGTTTCGCCGGTGCTTGA
- the Sky gene encoding GTPase-activating protein skywalker isoform X4 → MLVTETPSSMDNLPNMMSVLEEEANVDIDDAFPPHVDTTNIVIQPESPTSKKQALKTFNEVNALLQANRKREVKLVIRENAWPLNNGIRTQLWPTLCNQHAHGKNMLDGFYWDMVNQVFGTTELPEKSIMLPPFVDSTHCLSYNLTRKGRSVADRVVSVLGYACPDITYSPSLYPITALLLHFMPEEECYHCMASLVAAKDKMFITQTKLLYEVTWKTVEQITKKHVKSAAVHLARHCSGSRAERIYMDWIWWILQLLPFQHLVRVMDCFLHEGIKVFYRVAMAIVLLFYKHSSLQNSEWMNEISKNGIDAALSKFCRQIPVTPAKFLRTAFGIRGLSSAYISRVFLRTEMALKSRSVLTGSRSLARSRSTDNLPTSQSQVNIQMMSHTLTIRELFTLWSWLPMRITMYQPILLYTTEEHGCSLTTFYVRVEQHEPTLLMIKTCNNEVFGAYCSTRWCERNMKNDKGQRQAYFGTGETFLFSLYPERAKYPWVGMDSSHNDSKVHHSAELFMAADSKMITIGGGDGQAIWMDENIRFGKTDRCSTFNNPPLCANGDFEIRVLEVYGFAGA, encoded by the exons ATGTTAGTCACAGAGACACCCTCCTCGATGGACAACCTGCCGAATATGATGTCGGTGCTCGAGGAGGAGGCAAACGTCGATATCGATGACGCGTTTCCACCGCACGTCGACACGACGAACATCGTCATACAGCCAGAGTCGCCCACCAGCAAGAAACAAGCGCTAAAGACCTTCAACGAGGTCAATGCACTCCTACAAGCTAACAGAAAGAGGGAGGTAAAGCTGGTCATAAGGGAGAACGCGTGGCCATTGAACAACGGAATTAGGACACAGCTCTGGCCGACTCTTTGCAACCAACATGCACACGGCAAGAACATGCTGGACGGCTTCTATTGGGACATGGTCAATCAAGTTTTTGGGACTACAG AGCTGCCGGAAAAATCAATCATGTTACCACCGTTCGTGGATAGCACTCATTGTCTGTCGTACAATCTGACAAGAAAGGGCAGGAGTGTCGCGGACAGAGTTGTATCTGTCCTGGGATACGCTTGTCCCGACATCACCTACAGTCCTTCGCTATACCCGATCACGGCGCTTCTTCTTCACTTCATGCCAG AGGAGGAGTGTTATCATTGTATGGCCAGTCTGGTTGCTGCTAAGGACAAGATGTTTATTACGCAAACGAAGCTTCTGTACGAAGTTACCTGGAAGACGGTTGAGCAAATCACCAAAAAGCACGTG AAATCGGCTGCGGTACATTTAGCAAGGCATTGTTCAGGATCAAGAGCAGAGAGAATTTACATGGATTGGATCTGGTGGATATTACAGCTTCTTCCATTCCAACATCTAGTCAGGGTTATGGACTGTTTCCTACACGAGGGCATTAAG GTCTTTTACCGAGTAGCGATGgctatagttttattattctataagcACTCATCCTTGCAAAACTCTGAGTGGATGAATGAAATTTCCAAGAACGGTATCGACGCCGCGTTGTCGAAATTTTGCAGGCAGATACCG GTGACCCCGGCCAAATTTTTGCGTACCGCATTTGGGATACGTGGACTCAGCTCAGCATACATATCAAGGGTATTTTTGCGCACAGAGATGGCTCTCAAAAGTAGAAGCGTTTTAACGGGATCCAGATCGTTGGCTCGATCCCGGTCCACGGACAATCTGCCCACGAGCCAGTCCCAAGTCAACATTCAGATGATGTCGCACACGCTCACGATACGAGAA TTATTCACGTTGTGGTCCTGGCTGCCGATGCGGATTACCATGTATCAACCAATACTGCTATACACAACAGAAGAACATGGTTGTTCGTTGACAACATTTTACGTGAGGGTAGAACAACACGAACCAACCTTGTTGATGATAAAGACCTGTAATAATGAA GTGTTTGGTGCCTATTGCTCCACGAGATGGTGCGAACGCAATATGAAAAACGATAAAGGACAAAGACAAGCCTACTTTGGCACAGGTGAAACGTTTCTGTTCAGTTTGTATCCTGAACGAGCAAAATACCCTTGGGTAGGCATGGACTCTTCGCACAATGATTCCAAGGTCCATCATTCGGCTGAGCTGTTCATGGCAGCAGATTCTAAAATGATAACCATTGGTGGCGG aGATGGACAAGCCATATGGATGGACGAAAACATCAGATTCGGTAAGACAGATCGGTGCTCCACGTTCAACAACCCGCCTCTTTGTGCTAACGGTGACTTCGAGATTAGGGTACTGGAGGTATACGGTTTCGCCGGTGCTTGA